The proteins below are encoded in one region of Candidatus Eremiobacterota bacterium:
- a CDS encoding radical SAM protein — protein MAVLAGTEDFPLELKPDSLIEPQKSLAFSEHGSAVLVVEPESASWTVLDEFSCNVLKELAGGLSFGELAGRLASHEPAEVKDFITGLCRLNFLRVNGRTFYDPKALWESGRKYPHFISLHVTNRCNFSCLYCYNSSSPARTDMALETSKYLVKRLLFELPLPSLTIEFHGGEPLLVFDEVVLPTVRYGQSLSKALGKTVNFLMQTNGSLITGRTASLLARHDIRAGISCDGSEALHNRNRVRSDGSGTYEATLGGIENLIARRRHAGTLATIERPEDYSSVLRHALSHDIHDISIRPVYPMGRAKARGGIRPENAPSFAEGFLEAADLVKEINRGSTPFEAEERPVKKRMVFRNLCTYLDLLTSKERADMCYRSPCGAGNSIIAFDTDGGIYPCEEMTGIESFRMGNVYDRGDLSAIITGSSPYQVLNERRVESLKSCGRCKWMRLCGGGCISKIAASGGDPEHGDYYCGFHKVVLEELALRISSDPSLVQDLLGTESPERKPVYSSLWRLSLGPR, from the coding sequence ATGGCCGTTTTGGCAGGAACCGAGGATTTTCCCCTGGAGCTGAAGCCCGATTCTCTTATTGAGCCTCAGAAAAGCCTCGCGTTTTCGGAGCACGGCAGCGCAGTGCTCGTTGTTGAGCCTGAAAGCGCCTCATGGACTGTTCTGGACGAATTCTCCTGCAATGTTTTAAAAGAGCTTGCAGGGGGCCTCTCCTTTGGGGAGCTTGCAGGGCGCCTTGCATCACATGAGCCTGCCGAGGTGAAAGATTTTATCACGGGCCTCTGCCGGCTCAATTTCCTCCGCGTCAATGGACGCACTTTTTACGATCCGAAGGCACTCTGGGAGAGCGGCAGAAAATATCCCCACTTTATTTCCCTCCATGTCACCAACCGCTGCAATTTCTCATGTCTTTACTGCTACAACAGCTCATCGCCTGCGCGCACAGATATGGCGCTTGAAACTTCAAAATATCTTGTCAAGAGACTCCTTTTTGAGCTGCCACTCCCTTCCCTCACCATAGAGTTCCACGGCGGCGAGCCCCTTCTCGTCTTCGATGAAGTGGTGCTTCCCACGGTGCGTTATGGACAGAGCCTCTCAAAAGCCCTTGGGAAGACGGTGAACTTCCTTATGCAGACAAACGGCTCCCTGATAACCGGCAGAACGGCCAGTCTTCTTGCGCGCCATGATATAAGGGCGGGAATAAGCTGCGACGGCAGCGAGGCGCTCCATAACAGGAACAGGGTCAGGAGCGACGGGAGCGGAACCTATGAAGCCACCCTCGGAGGGATAGAAAACCTCATTGCCAGGCGCAGGCATGCGGGCACCCTTGCCACCATTGAAAGGCCTGAAGACTATTCCTCGGTGCTCCGCCACGCTCTTTCCCATGACATCCACGATATCTCAATCCGCCCCGTTTATCCCATGGGACGGGCGAAAGCCCGGGGAGGGATAAGGCCCGAAAACGCCCCCTCTTTTGCCGAGGGATTCCTGGAGGCAGCCGACCTTGTGAAAGAAATCAACAGGGGATCCACCCCCTTCGAGGCTGAAGAGAGGCCTGTCAAAAAGAGAATGGTCTTCAGGAACCTCTGCACTTACCTGGATCTCCTGACCTCGAAGGAAAGGGCCGACATGTGCTACCGCAGCCCATGCGGGGCGGGGAACAGCATAATTGCCTTTGATACCGATGGCGGTATTTACCCATGCGAGGAGATGACAGGCATTGAGTCCTTCAGGATGGGAAATGTCTATGACAGGGGAGACCTTTCAGCCATCATCACCGGCTCTTCCCCTTACCAGGTACTCAATGAGCGCAGGGTGGAGAGCCTCAAGAGCTGCGGCCGGTGCAAATGGATGCGCCTGTGCGGCGGAGGGTGCATCTCAAAGATAGCCGCCAGCGGAGGAGATCCTGAACATGGCGACTATTACTGCGGCTTTCACAAGGTGGTCCTTGAAGAGCTTGCCCTCAGGATTTCTTCTGATCCGTCGCTGGTTCAGGACCTCCTGGGTACGGAGTCCCCGGAGAGAAAGCCTGTTTACAGCTCCCTGTGGAGGCTTTCCCTTGGGCCTCGATAG
- a CDS encoding lysylphosphatidylglycerol synthase transmembrane domain-containing protein, whose protein sequence is MGAWKILLGPHGLVLTWGQILRFYLLGFFLNNVIPGGVGGEVFKAYFVAKATGKVTPSIASIVLVRYLSFLSLIVISFCATLLEWGTFEKSGILIPILGIIAFLVLAFLASLALFFWGARYAGRFLLKFTMGVPLLKLMDDFMLYGRYGSALLRAFSLTMITPVMEGVAYFFIARAFAVEVPFIPFLVLIPILTVIYHIPVTVNAVGTQDAAIVLFWKSFGVDTAHSLSISLVAHALKIIVATLGALSFLFSWHNEGRPVPKEGDLAEMAGSEGG, encoded by the coding sequence ATGGGCGCCTGGAAGATCCTGCTGGGTCCCCATGGGTTAGTCCTCACGTGGGGGCAGATCCTGAGGTTTTACCTGCTGGGCTTTTTCCTGAACAATGTTATCCCCGGCGGCGTGGGCGGCGAGGTCTTCAAGGCATACTTCGTGGCAAAAGCCACCGGCAAAGTCACCCCTTCCATCGCCTCAATAGTGCTGGTGCGGTATCTCTCCTTTCTCTCCCTCATTGTCATAAGCTTCTGTGCCACCCTTCTTGAATGGGGGACCTTTGAAAAGTCAGGGATCCTGATCCCGATACTGGGCATAATCGCCTTTCTTGTCCTGGCGTTTCTCGCCTCCCTCGCATTGTTCTTCTGGGGAGCCCGTTATGCGGGGCGGTTTCTGCTCAAGTTCACCATGGGCGTGCCCCTGCTGAAGCTTATGGATGATTTCATGCTTTACGGCAGATATGGCTCCGCGCTCCTGCGTGCTTTTTCTCTCACTATGATAACGCCGGTGATGGAGGGGGTTGCCTATTTTTTCATTGCCAGGGCTTTTGCCGTCGAGGTGCCCTTTATCCCCTTTCTTGTCCTTATCCCCATCCTGACTGTCATTTACCACATCCCGGTGACGGTAAATGCCGTGGGAACCCAGGACGCCGCAATAGTCCTTTTCTGGAAGAGCTTCGGTGTTGATACGGCCCATTCGCTCTCCATCTCGCTCGTTGCCCATGCCCTCAAGATAATCGTGGCGACACTGGGCGCCCTGTCATTCCTCTTCTCTTGGCACAATGAGGGGAGACCCGTGCCGAAAGAAGGCGATCTTGCAGAGATGGCCGGATCAGAGGGAGGATAA
- a CDS encoding SPASM domain-containing protein, whose translation MAIELPMSFLHCEVDLDSPGEKRLLAFLPKFRKHIRPYVKEITFRWSDPSRRENRPLLDEITGLDIPFIIRTEGSWSDPGWFLRKASGIPMLEALAISGFDERIIPCDERDVSFFTRLELFGTIRQARSMGLPVKALIPLRESTEKYLEEILEAACECGAETAVLERRPHNFSGEKARGAELQRTMAARLRSLAQEGWPLSFAGCMPFGASRGYPGSCGAGITCCFITSDGGVYPCEHAETPVGNILEAPLHSFYDTEAVKAWRSRKHCTISGFPDYSALSRENELTLPIQMDECLEAVPRYELRKGLDYRLLVFEKDSFPILPGDEALFRFLFKRPALREIALIHGEASLRKVFSLYLRGFLSFAAARVRPAGDEQPHGMQRRGKGDILDFNQNLLLWLSPEAMFRRKRNRVLILHPQSASFHLAPLSLCYMVRSLAEPCYFDDFCRDHEWLGREKAENLVRSLYIEGIIEVNGICFWNEALPEPPEEKRFIECSLLALDEHMNRMGEKTLRHILKALEVHYRGMEKRLELIFEKNDGTLEEWLSIFFRELGNFAFSQAGESRVRLLVKELPLNEGILGLLREHSASLEIHIREGNDPDPELIKRISGLGIPVILTIAAETPAAALKKLRSFRSTGASALRFEPCINHGDFMSVDEWLKAYVRIFEALYSPGGKGAPGAPTVMNFEDLLADRHRNKRRGSPCSCRPCGAGSHRLAFSVKGDLFPCPRMMGREEFNCGPVRSKASPERRASRTLEKILGSGTAGPARCRKCFWRALCPGECPVVCREHRRAPGDPYPACGFTRHMMEELSMRVIPAAVPSIEAQGKASTGSCKQAFSPGTPYPGGPEPATDQKKS comes from the coding sequence ATGGCCATTGAACTGCCCATGTCTTTTCTTCACTGCGAGGTGGATCTTGATTCTCCGGGAGAAAAAAGGCTCCTGGCATTCCTGCCGAAGTTCAGAAAGCACATCAGGCCTTATGTGAAAGAGATTACCTTCAGATGGAGCGATCCTTCCCGCAGGGAGAACCGGCCTCTTCTTGATGAAATCACAGGCCTGGACATACCCTTCATCATAAGGACTGAAGGCTCCTGGTCCGACCCAGGATGGTTTCTCAGGAAAGCCTCCGGGATCCCGATGCTTGAGGCGCTCGCCATATCAGGTTTTGACGAGCGCATTATTCCCTGTGATGAACGGGATGTGAGCTTTTTCACAAGGCTTGAGCTCTTCGGCACGATAAGGCAGGCACGCTCCATGGGATTGCCGGTGAAGGCCCTTATTCCCCTCAGGGAGAGCACCGAGAAGTACCTTGAAGAGATCCTGGAGGCCGCCTGTGAATGCGGTGCGGAAACTGCCGTGCTGGAGCGCCGGCCTCACAACTTCAGCGGTGAGAAGGCACGGGGAGCGGAGCTGCAGAGAACGATGGCAGCAAGGCTCCGCTCCCTTGCACAGGAGGGGTGGCCTCTCTCTTTTGCCGGCTGCATGCCTTTCGGTGCATCCAGGGGATATCCCGGCAGCTGCGGTGCAGGCATTACCTGCTGCTTTATCACCTCCGATGGAGGAGTCTATCCCTGTGAGCACGCAGAAACGCCCGTGGGAAATATCCTGGAAGCTCCTCTCCACAGTTTTTACGATACAGAGGCGGTGAAAGCCTGGCGCAGCAGGAAACACTGCACTATCTCAGGCTTTCCCGACTACTCTGCATTGTCGCGGGAAAACGAGCTCACCCTGCCTATCCAGATGGATGAATGTCTTGAAGCGGTGCCGCGCTATGAGCTGAGGAAGGGTCTTGATTACCGCTTGCTTGTGTTTGAAAAAGACTCCTTCCCTATTCTCCCCGGGGATGAAGCCCTCTTCCGCTTTCTTTTCAAGAGGCCTGCCCTGCGGGAAATTGCCTTGATTCACGGCGAAGCCTCTTTAAGAAAAGTCTTTTCCCTTTACCTGAGAGGCTTCCTTTCTTTCGCCGCAGCAAGGGTGAGGCCCGCAGGCGATGAACAGCCCCACGGAATGCAAAGGCGCGGGAAAGGGGATATCCTTGATTTCAACCAGAATCTGCTGCTCTGGCTCTCACCGGAGGCAATGTTCCGCAGGAAGCGGAACAGGGTCCTCATCCTTCACCCTCAGAGCGCCTCATTTCATCTCGCACCGCTCTCCCTCTGCTACATGGTGAGAAGCCTCGCTGAGCCCTGCTATTTTGACGATTTCTGCAGGGACCACGAATGGCTCGGGAGGGAAAAGGCCGAGAATCTCGTCAGGAGCCTCTACATTGAGGGGATAATCGAGGTGAACGGAATCTGCTTCTGGAACGAGGCACTCCCTGAGCCCCCCGAGGAAAAGAGGTTCATAGAATGCTCGCTGCTGGCCCTGGATGAACATATGAACCGCATGGGTGAAAAAACTCTCCGCCATATCCTGAAGGCTCTTGAAGTCCATTACCGCGGAATGGAGAAGAGATTAGAGCTTATCTTTGAGAAGAATGATGGCACTCTGGAGGAATGGCTGAGCATTTTCTTCAGGGAATTGGGGAATTTCGCCTTTTCACAGGCAGGGGAGAGCAGGGTGAGGCTCCTGGTAAAAGAGCTGCCTCTCAATGAAGGGATTCTGGGCCTCTTGAGAGAGCACTCCGCCAGCCTTGAAATCCATATAAGGGAGGGAAACGATCCCGATCCGGAGCTGATAAAAAGGATCTCGGGCCTGGGTATCCCCGTGATTCTCACGATAGCCGCAGAAACTCCGGCAGCAGCGCTGAAAAAGCTCAGGAGCTTCAGGAGCACAGGAGCTTCGGCGCTCCGTTTTGAGCCTTGCATCAACCATGGCGACTTTATGAGCGTCGATGAATGGCTCAAGGCATATGTGAGAATTTTTGAAGCCCTTTACAGCCCCGGCGGGAAGGGAGCCCCAGGCGCTCCCACGGTGATGAACTTTGAGGATCTCCTCGCAGACCGCCACAGGAATAAAAGGAGGGGGAGCCCCTGTTCCTGCCGTCCCTGCGGTGCAGGGTCCCACCGCCTGGCCTTCTCGGTGAAAGGGGATCTTTTCCCCTGCCCAAGGATGATGGGCCGCGAAGAGTTCAACTGCGGACCCGTCAGGTCCAAGGCCTCGCCGGAGAGAAGAGCTTCAAGGACCCTTGAAAAAATCCTCGGCAGCGGCACCGCAGGCCCTGCAAGGTGCAGAAAATGCTTCTGGAGGGCTTTGTGCCCCGGCGAATGCCCGGTAGTCTGCCGGGAGCACAGGCGCGCCCCCGGCGATCCTTATCCTGCCTGCGGATTCACCAGGCATATGATGGAAGAGCTGAGCATGAGAGTCATTCCGGCAGCGGTACCATCTATCGAGGCCCAAGGGAAAGCCTCCACAGGGAGCTGTAAACAGGCTTTCTCTCCGGGGACTCCGTACCCAGGAGGTCCTGAACCAGCGACGGATCAGAAGAAATCCTGA
- a CDS encoding transglutaminase-like domain-containing protein produces MFIFAVVVCPLGASDIHRWDRTRKIRLIYGLAVTNKGDRPLGNITVRVPEIQDRPPYQSADVIAVRPGDFTRERSPRDVPLARFEIEKLAPGEKRTFLVQAEVAVSEVTYRLQEEKAHDPGASMRQFLSLDGDFTTKSPALREKCREFAREKNPLKRAKNIYLYIISGAFTFSNSPAGSGVDLSFRTKHLNCSDAASLYLVMCRLCGIPARYVGGIFYTSERKWYPLLHAWNEIYIPPFGWLPVDPTLGRISAKNRSLCFAHIRNRYIALWSDQPGAFSIESPSDADHLEFHHSVHAESL; encoded by the coding sequence GTGTTCATTTTCGCCGTGGTGGTGTGCCCCCTTGGGGCTTCAGATATTCATCGCTGGGACAGGACTAGAAAAATCAGGCTTATTTATGGCCTTGCCGTTACCAACAAGGGGGATCGGCCCCTGGGAAATATCACCGTAAGAGTGCCGGAGATTCAGGATCGCCCGCCTTACCAGTCTGCTGACGTCATCGCAGTGAGGCCGGGGGATTTTACCAGGGAGAGGAGCCCCCGTGACGTTCCCCTCGCGAGGTTTGAGATTGAAAAGCTTGCGCCGGGGGAAAAGAGGACATTTCTTGTCCAGGCTGAGGTAGCTGTCTCGGAGGTCACCTACCGCCTGCAGGAGGAAAAAGCCCATGATCCCGGTGCCTCAATGAGGCAGTTCCTGTCGCTTGACGGGGACTTCACGACGAAATCACCGGCGCTCCGTGAAAAGTGCCGGGAATTCGCCCGGGAGAAAAATCCCTTAAAAAGGGCGAAGAATATTTATCTCTATATCATATCGGGGGCCTTTACCTTTTCCAATTCACCCGCGGGCAGCGGTGTAGACCTCTCCTTCCGGACGAAGCATCTCAACTGCAGTGATGCCGCGTCACTCTACCTTGTCATGTGCAGGCTCTGCGGAATCCCTGCCCGTTATGTAGGCGGCATATTCTATACCAGTGAGCGGAAGTGGTACCCCCTTCTCCACGCGTGGAACGAGATTTACATCCCTCCCTTCGGATGGCTTCCCGTGGACCCCACGCTGGGAAGGATATCGGCAAAGAACCGTTCGCTCTGCTTCGCCCACATCCGTAACAGGTATATTGCCCTCTGGAGTGACCAGCCCGGCGCGTTCTCCATTGAGAGTCCATCAGACGCGGACCATCTTGAATTTCACCACTCGGTCCACGCCGAATCACTCTGA
- a CDS encoding radical SAM protein → MDWIRLLTVQWHITPRCGNNCRHCYVHEGATYASEVENELDLAELLRCLESIISFERTWKAQIPTMYITGGDPFLHPEWMAFFRELRAHGKRIFIFGNPEHLTDENLEFLRKMEVVGYQMSLDGLEEVHDHVRSPGSFRRTVEAIEKLKACGIPVHIMFTLYPYNKDQFIPLFRHVVTTTGASVFNFDIGACTGNAGSLKESLGRDELRELLALYRREKKAFKEAGCRKRIFEKTTLFRMIRYEEYLFYPFAPEELPVVSGCLCGWTSIAVISDGTVMACRRAPSVAGKMPEQTFSEIFLESELLKRFRRPQYYKGCGACAFYMHCRGCPTTAYGMTKDLFSPYPHCFLGLLERKPPRHPSKPHSIPMNTTADEERDLVARHFGNVYRNRREDFLDDGNVQKALSVIRKGDERLLFLAEPDDYLKRRGLSLSELQRLAVYRLSKERAVPSRCRSYGTSGMQRSPGR, encoded by the coding sequence ATGGACTGGATTCGCCTGCTTACTGTTCAGTGGCATATTACGCCGCGGTGCGGCAATAACTGCCGGCACTGCTACGTGCACGAGGGCGCCACCTATGCCTCCGAGGTTGAGAATGAGCTTGATCTTGCAGAGCTGCTGCGCTGCCTGGAAAGCATAATAAGCTTTGAGCGGACCTGGAAGGCCCAGATACCCACCATGTACATCACAGGGGGAGACCCCTTTCTCCACCCCGAGTGGATGGCTTTTTTCAGGGAGCTGAGGGCCCATGGAAAAAGGATCTTCATATTCGGCAACCCTGAGCACCTCACCGATGAGAACCTTGAGTTCCTGAGAAAGATGGAAGTGGTGGGCTACCAGATGAGCCTTGACGGCCTCGAAGAGGTCCACGATCACGTCCGCTCTCCCGGAAGCTTCAGGAGGACCGTCGAGGCAATAGAAAAACTCAAGGCCTGCGGGATCCCCGTCCATATCATGTTTACTCTCTATCCCTATAACAAGGATCAGTTTATCCCCCTCTTCAGGCATGTCGTGACCACGACCGGCGCGAGTGTCTTCAACTTTGACATAGGCGCCTGCACCGGAAATGCAGGATCGCTGAAGGAGAGCCTGGGCCGCGATGAGCTCAGAGAGCTCCTGGCCCTTTACAGGAGAGAGAAAAAAGCCTTCAAGGAGGCCGGGTGCAGGAAGCGGATCTTTGAAAAGACCACGCTTTTCAGGATGATACGATACGAGGAGTATCTCTTCTATCCCTTCGCCCCCGAGGAGCTCCCCGTCGTATCAGGATGCCTCTGCGGGTGGACCAGCATAGCGGTCATCAGCGACGGCACCGTGATGGCCTGCAGGAGGGCTCCCTCCGTGGCGGGGAAAATGCCCGAGCAGACCTTTTCAGAGATCTTTCTTGAGTCGGAGCTCCTCAAGAGATTCAGGCGCCCCCAGTATTACAAGGGATGCGGAGCCTGCGCCTTCTACATGCACTGCCGCGGGTGCCCTACCACTGCCTACGGCATGACAAAGGATCTCTTTTCGCCCTATCCCCACTGTTTTCTGGGGCTTCTTGAAAGGAAGCCCCCGCGGCACCCTTCAAAGCCCCACTCCATTCCCATGAATACCACGGCCGATGAGGAGAGAGACCTCGTGGCCAGGCACTTCGGCAACGTCTACAGGAACAGGAGAGAAGACTTCCTGGATGACGGGAATGTGCAGAAGGCCCTTTCAGTGATAAGGAAAGGAGATGAGAGGCTCCTTTTCCTCGCCGAGCCCGATGATTACCTGAAAAGGAGGGGGCTCTCCCTGAGTGAGCTCCAGCGCCTCGCCGTGTACAGGCTCTCCAAGGAAAGGGCGGTTCCTTCACGCTGCCGCAGCTACGGCACCAGCGGCATGCAGAGATCCCCGGGGCGGTGA